A genomic region of Antennarius striatus isolate MH-2024 chromosome 2, ASM4005453v1, whole genome shotgun sequence contains the following coding sequences:
- the hoxc13a gene encoding homeobox protein Hox-C13a encodes MTTSLVLHPRWADTLMYVYEKSPNENNQNKSQTMEGLSGNCPATHCRDLMSHPALGRHSGTIATHQGSVYSDISSPDTGRQCPAPQTSSSASLSYGYPFGNPYYGCRLSHSHNVNLQQKPCSYHPAEKYAEPSTALPTEELSSRAKEFAFYPSFASSYQAVPGYLDVSVVPSISAHPEPRHDALIPMEGYQHWALSNGWDGQVYCSKDQTQSTHLWKSPFPDVVPLQPEVSSYRRGRKKRVPYTKIQLKELEKEYAASKFITKDKRRRISAATNLSERQVTIWFQNRRVKEKKFVSKSKSNHMHTT; translated from the exons ATGACGACTTCGCTGGTTCTGCATCCACGCTGGGCGGACACCTTGATGTACGTTTATGAAAAAAGCCCGAATGAAAACAACCAGAATAAAAGCCAAACAATGGAGGGACTGAGCGGTAATTGCCCAGCGACCCACTGCAGGGACCTGATGTCGCACCCCGCGCTGGGACGACATTCTGGCACCATAGCGACCCACCAGGGCTCCGTCTACTCGGATATTTCTTCTCCAGATACTGGCCGGCAGTGTCCCGCTCCTCAGACATCATCCAGTGCGTCTTTGAGCTACGGTTATCCATTTGGAAACCCTTATTATGGCTGTAGATTATCTCATTCTCACAACGTGAACTTGCAGCAGAAGCCTTGCTCGTACCATCCCGCAGAGAAATACGCCGAGCCCAGCACAGCGCTGCCCACGGAAGAACTGTCCTCTAGGGCGAAAGAGTTTGCCTTCTACCCGAGTTTTGCCAGCTCGTATCAAGCCGTTCCTGGATATCTGGACGTGTCGGTGGTGCCCAGTATCAGTGCCCATCCCGAACCGCGGCACGACGCACTGATCCCCATGGAGGGCTATCAGCACTGGGCTCTCTCAAATGGCTGGGATGGGCAGGTGTACTGCTCCAAAGATCAGACGCAGTCAACTCATCTTTGGAAATCACCATTTCCAG ATGTCGTGCCATTGCAGCCTGAAGTAAGCAGTTATCGTCGTGGGCGTAAAAAACGTGTCCCTTATACCAAGATCcagctgaaggagctggagaaagAGTATGCAGCCAGCAAGTTCATTACCAAAGACAAGAGAAGACGCATCTCGGCCGCCACCAACCTCTCAGAGCGTCAAGTCACCATCTGGTTCCAAAACCGACGAGTCAAGGAGAAAAAATTTGTCAGTAAATCCAAGAGCAATCACATGCACACTACTTGA
- the hoxc12a gene encoding homeobox protein Hox-C12a: MGEHNLLNPGFVGPLVNIHTGDTFYFPNFRASGGQLAGLPSLSYPRRDNVCSLPWNPSEPCNGYSQSYFSSPVSINPSFNRSCEITRPEDGKCYYNNGNGNRETCSGGSSLKREDRARDSSSLTSDLGMHTGIGSNVAFSKYEYGTEQLTQDPPSCQSMESDSSSSLLNEGKPSSSDAQTLVSPGNQSSNIAAGGGAPWYPMHTRTRKKRKPYSKLQLAELEGEFMMNEFITRQRRRELSDRLNLSDQQVKIWFQNRRMKKKRLMLREQALAYF, encoded by the exons ATGGGCGAGCATAATCTCCTTAATCCAGGGTTTGTGGGACCTTTGGTAAACATCCACACTGGAGACACGTTTTACTTTCCGAATTTTAGAGCCTCGGGGGGACAACTGGCGGGGCTGCCGTCTCTCTCCTACCCGAGAAGGGACAATGTTTGCTCCCTCCCGTGGAATCCTTCGGAGCCGTGCAATGGATACTCTCAATCCTACTTTAGCAGCCCCGTGTCTATTAACCCCTCTTTCAATAGATCGTGTGAAATAACCAGACCAGAAGACGGTAAATGTTATTATAACAACGGCAACGGGAACAGAGAGACATGTTCAGGTGGCAGCAGCCTGAAACGGGAGGATAGGGCGAGAGACTCATCATCATTGACATCCGATCTCGGGATGCACACTGGAATTGGCAGCAATGTCGCCTTTTCCAAATATGAATACGGGACCGAACAGCTAACGCAAGACCCACCATCCTGTCAGTCGATGGAGTCCGACTCTAGCTCCTCTCTGCTCAACGAAGGCAAGCCTTCATCCAGCGACGCACAGACCCTGGTGTCACCGGGAAACCAATCAAGTAACATAGCCGCAGGCGGAG gtGCCCCGTGGTACCCGATGCACACCCGGACCAGAAAGAAGCGCAAACCTTATTCCAAACTGCAGCTAGCTGAGCTAGAAGGTGAATTCATGATGAACGAGTTCATCACCAGACAGCGGCGGAGGGAGCTCTCCGACCGTCTGAACCTCAGCGACCAACAAGTCaagatctggttccagaaccgcaggatgaagaagaagagactcaTGCTGAGGGAGCAAGCTCTGGCCTACTTTTAG